One stretch of Segatella copri DNA includes these proteins:
- a CDS encoding DNA-methyltransferase: MELDNIYFGDCINLMRDIPDKSIDLCVTDAPYLHNKSPLSPTYDGSEWNQKSPFGKSELYKYGGDMMGGMSCFGEEEIDKFLDALKPKMKIMNAYMFCSEEQVPYYCNWANKNGLMFTILVWEKPLSIINKNRFSQNLEYIVRVYDYGTALNRLNNNLYYNRVKKEKPINGKSKNHPTEKPVSIMQEFVELSSNEGDVVLDAFCGSGTLAIACINTNRHFICFEKNKKFFDIAKKRVKERKQQQTIW; this comes from the coding sequence ATGGAGTTAGATAATATTTACTTCGGAGATTGCATTAACCTTATGCGTGATATTCCTGATAAAAGCATAGATTTATGTGTTACGGATGCACCATATCTCCATAATAAATCGCCACTTAGTCCTACGTATGATGGGAGTGAATGGAATCAGAAAAGTCCCTTTGGAAAATCGGAGCTTTATAAATATGGTGGTGATATGATGGGAGGGATGAGTTGTTTTGGCGAAGAAGAAATAGATAAGTTCCTTGATGCATTAAAGCCGAAAATGAAGATAATGAATGCTTATATGTTCTGTTCGGAAGAACAGGTACCGTATTATTGTAACTGGGCTAATAAGAATGGCTTGATGTTTACAATACTCGTTTGGGAAAAGCCGTTATCTATCATTAACAAAAATCGTTTTTCGCAGAACCTGGAGTACATAGTACGAGTATATGATTACGGTACTGCTCTTAATCGGTTAAATAATAACTTGTATTATAATCGGGTAAAGAAAGAAAAACCGATTAACGGGAAAAGTAAGAATCATCCAACAGAAAAACCTGTCTCAATTATGCAAGAGTTCGTTGAACTGAGCAGTAATGAGGGTGATGTGGTCTTGGATGCGTTCTGTGGCTCTGGTACGCTTGCTATAGCGTGCATTAATACTAACAGACATTTCATTTGCTTTGAGAAGAATAAAAAATTCTTTGATATTGCTAAGAAACGGGTTAAAGAACGGAAGCAACAACAAACAATTTGGTAA
- a CDS encoding phage antirepressor KilAC domain-containing protein, whose amino-acid sequence MEEIKIISKSTFLDKEIDVWGSVENPLFRANDVQSWLGLKNVSRAVANVDEEERLNLKLSRGGSMWFLTEEGVYELLMQSRKPIAKQFKKGVKAILHEIRTKGGYIASSVNDTPEAIMARALKIADETLKRNEQRVRELEAQTEQQAQTIGIQQKELTVAAPKVKYYDDTLASTDCLTTTQVADDLGISARALNQQLSNAGIQYFQSGSWHLKGKFREWQLASTRTYNYIKGDGSTGTKVNLVWNQRGKRFILALYNNDFNVKDAIAEINGEKRAALVSKNNQSNF is encoded by the coding sequence ATGGAAGAAATCAAGATTATTAGTAAATCAACCTTCCTTGATAAGGAGATTGATGTATGGGGGTCAGTTGAAAACCCATTATTTCGGGCTAATGATGTACAGAGTTGGCTCGGTTTAAAGAATGTGTCACGTGCTGTTGCTAACGTTGACGAAGAGGAACGACTTAATTTAAAGTTAAGTCGTGGTGGAAGTATGTGGTTCTTGACAGAGGAAGGTGTTTATGAATTGCTTATGCAATCACGCAAGCCTATCGCCAAGCAGTTTAAGAAGGGAGTAAAAGCTATCCTTCACGAAATCCGAACCAAGGGCGGCTATATAGCTTCTTCGGTCAATGATACTCCCGAAGCTATCATGGCACGAGCCTTGAAGATTGCGGATGAGACATTGAAGCGGAACGAGCAAAGAGTTCGTGAGCTTGAAGCTCAGACCGAGCAGCAGGCACAGACCATCGGCATTCAGCAGAAAGAATTGACTGTAGCCGCACCAAAAGTAAAGTACTACGATGATACACTTGCATCAACGGACTGCCTTACTACCACACAAGTTGCTGATGACCTCGGTATCAGCGCAAGAGCACTAAATCAGCAGCTTTCCAATGCAGGTATTCAATACTTTCAATCAGGTTCTTGGCATTTGAAGGGCAAGTTCCGTGAATGGCAGCTCGCAAGCACCCGAACCTACAATTATATCAAGGGTGATGGTTCTACGGGCACAAAAGTAAACCTTGTATGGAATCAACGTGGCAAGCGTTTTATTCTTGCTCTCTATAACAACGACTTTAATGTGAAAGATGCTATCGCTGAAATCAACGGCGAGAAGAGAGCTGCGCTTGTATCTAAAAACAATCAGTCTAACTTTTAA
- a CDS encoding DUF7659 family protein, with amino-acid sequence MNRYAELKKKHQKELDKLPMKAAFGKEQFKKMMEEWGLTTSKEDLMKIRSLGCGAFCLASDVYLFEEMRKRHDKEILELIKTDEGLKDAFMYEFANHECGYTYNPEEAVLALGITMRDVRNNIFIKPVFDKAWKEYLDRCE; translated from the coding sequence ATGAATAGATACGCAGAATTAAAGAAGAAGCATCAGAAAGAGCTTGATAAATTGCCCATGAAAGCTGCTTTTGGTAAAGAGCAGTTTAAGAAAATGATGGAAGAGTGGGGGCTGACTACCTCGAAGGAGGACTTGATGAAGATTCGCTCACTCGGTTGCGGCGCATTCTGCCTTGCCTCTGACGTTTACCTTTTCGAGGAAATGCGTAAACGTCACGATAAGGAAATCTTGGAGCTCATAAAGACAGATGAAGGCTTGAAAGATGCTTTCATGTATGAGTTCGCAAACCACGAATGCGGCTATACATACAACCCAGAAGAAGCCGTGCTTGCCCTTGGGATAACAATGAGGGATGTAAGAAATAATATATTCATCAAGCCTGTCTTTGATAAGGCTTGGAAAGAGTATCTTGATAGATGTGAATAG